A stretch of DNA from Ruminococcus albus 7 = DSM 20455:
TAGTGTATTTCTTTGCGAGATAATCAAAATTTTGCATATAAAAGTCTTTCCAAAACTGATACCGATTATCTGGAAACGGAAAAGGTGCTTTCAAAGGCGGTTGTAAACTCTTTTCAATATCACATTCCTTATAATCTAAACTATCATTAACAGCATTGAACATATTATTTCCTAATTCATCATTAACAAGAACTAATGAAACACCTTTGTTATCATCAAAGCCCGGTGCGGCATTTTGAATTCCCCAATAATCTGCAATAGTTATATTTCCAGGATGCATTATAGATTTATAAGGACATCTGTGACAACAAGGCCTGAGTATATCATGGCCATAAAACAATTCCTTAAAAACATCACTATCCACTCTTGAATTGTTCTTCATATATAATGATTCAACATGAGCTGCCCAGCCAAACTCTCTTTTATTTCTAAAATCAACATTATCTATCTGACTATTGGCTCTTTCCTCTTGCCATTTTATATAATTGACCCAGATAAGTGGACTTGGAACTCCGTGACATACAATGTCAACACAAATCAGATTGGAATACTCTTGTCCCAAAAACAATTGCAATCCAGCTACTTGGCAAGAAGTGCCTGAAAACAACACTTGCTTATTGGCTTTCAGATCGTCTTCCACCAATTCAAATACATTTCCTAATGAACTTTGAATATACT
This window harbors:
- a CDS encoding Coenzyme F420 hydrogenase/dehydrogenase, beta subunit C-terminal domain, which codes for MNNVLDKYNVPLVFAVKHKDERIRMASRSGGIFTALSDYVLDRNGVVYGCILTDDLLAKHIRATSKEERDRMRGSKYIQSSLGNVFELVEDDLKANKQVLFSGTSCQVAGLQLFLGQEYSNLICVDIVCHGVPSPLIWVNYIKWQEERANSQIDNVDFRNKREFGWAAHVESLYMKNNSRVDSDVFKELFYGHDILRPCCHRCPYKSIMHPGNITIADYWGIQNAAPGFDDNKGVSLVLVNDELGNNMFNAVNDSLDYKECDIEKSLQPPLKAPFPFPDNRYQFWKDFYMQNFDYLAKKYTNFGFINKSKQFAIRLAHKLLRR